Proteins encoded by one window of Halobaculum sp. MBLA0147:
- a CDS encoding lipopolysaccharide biosynthesis protein, protein MVETRDGDEIDLLDSSIRTGGGAIVSTTLYVLTGVVYAAVTSPAATGTYFFAAIGIALLLRPVRGLSQTLHKIGSEPGEDAAAYLGVTVLFTVAYLSIGGLVTGLALDALTARTVLEPGLLVPAALLAVSTAVSVVTDSLFGAVGYPSYQTWLNAGQSALRLGVLLALNPFVSTAGDIMLVVAAARGVTLLPVLILLGVRPRLPTRHHIRRAWDFAKWSVPDQILDRFSYNMPTLVLGIVATPAAVGVYEAADRFADLGATISWRLSAPLLSKVSGDAASGESTFAYLDGAITGGTGVTVIVFGYLLGAHNVVAQIAFADVPTVFSTTVLLVGGVNVLRGFWTLLSHAIEGANRPDLSFLTKVVGLAIATPIPAVFGAKYGAVAGAAGYVVMNLAIFVVVAYYSRTTFGRVPRDTQLVVRLTLTFVAAALATVATTQFLSRVGVGLTSIAISAALVCLIVFVGVLTALSPQTRRTVQRAYGLGTQWVKATLEP, encoded by the coding sequence GTGGTCGAAACCAGAGACGGCGACGAAATTGATCTGCTTGATTCGTCCATCCGGACAGGCGGGGGTGCGATCGTCTCGACGACTCTGTACGTCCTGACGGGTGTGGTCTACGCTGCGGTGACGAGCCCCGCTGCGACTGGAACGTATTTTTTTGCAGCTATCGGGATTGCACTGCTGCTCCGCCCAGTTCGTGGACTCAGCCAGACACTCCACAAAATCGGTAGTGAACCCGGCGAAGATGCGGCAGCATATCTTGGTGTGACCGTTCTGTTCACGGTTGCGTATCTCAGTATCGGCGGGCTTGTCACCGGGCTAGCGCTTGACGCACTCACAGCGCGGACGGTCCTCGAACCTGGGCTGCTCGTCCCGGCGGCACTCCTGGCCGTGTCGACCGCTGTCTCGGTCGTCACAGACAGCCTCTTTGGCGCGGTCGGGTACCCGAGCTACCAGACCTGGTTGAATGCTGGGCAGTCTGCCCTCCGTCTTGGAGTCCTACTCGCACTGAATCCATTTGTCTCGACTGCCGGCGACATCATGCTCGTCGTCGCAGCGGCTCGTGGCGTGACGCTCCTCCCTGTGTTAATACTGCTTGGTGTCCGCCCGCGTCTGCCGACGCGTCACCACATCCGACGAGCCTGGGACTTCGCGAAGTGGAGTGTCCCAGACCAGATTCTCGATCGGTTCTCGTACAATATGCCGACGTTGGTGCTGGGCATCGTGGCAACACCGGCAGCTGTCGGTGTGTATGAAGCAGCAGATCGCTTCGCCGATCTCGGAGCGACGATCTCGTGGCGTCTTTCTGCGCCACTGTTGAGCAAAGTGAGCGGTGATGCCGCCAGTGGCGAGTCAACATTTGCGTATCTTGACGGTGCGATCACCGGTGGGACCGGGGTCACCGTCATCGTGTTCGGCTACCTCCTCGGTGCGCACAATGTGGTCGCGCAGATTGCGTTCGCAGACGTGCCTACAGTGTTTTCGACGACAGTGCTCTTAGTTGGTGGCGTGAACGTTTTGCGTGGCTTCTGGACGCTGTTGTCACACGCAATTGAGGGCGCTAACCGGCCAGATCTGAGTTTCCTAACGAAAGTAGTGGGACTCGCTATCGCCACACCGATCCCGGCGGTGTTTGGTGCAAAGTATGGAGCGGTCGCCGGTGCAGCAGGGTACGTGGTGATGAACCTCGCCATCTTCGTGGTGGTCGCATACTACAGTCGGACGACATTCGGCCGAGTACCTCGTGATACACAACTCGTGGTGCGTCTTACGCTGACTTTCGTAGCGGCCGCGCTTGCGACTGTGGCGACGACACAGTTCCTCTCTCGTGTCGGCGTTGGACTGACATCCATTGCTATCAGTGCTGCGCTCGTCTGTCTGATCGTGTTTGTCGGGGTCCTCACAGCACTCTCACCCCAGACACGCCGAACGGTACAACGTGCCTATGGGTTAGGGACGCAGTGGGTCAAAGCCACACTCGAACCGTGA
- a CDS encoding L-aspartate oxidase, translating to MSTSDDTADASDYETESVGVLVIGAGAAGARAAIELAERGVTDQLVLGKRGHGDAHTTWARGGINGALGTHDPDDDWAIHAADTLQEGHFVNDPGKVETVTRAMPEHLRELDDWGMDFSRTDDGEIDQRYFGAQSFRRTAFAGDHTGESLLDTLVARAQSLSVPYRENLMVTKLVADGDEVYGAVAVDLDTGQPTLIEASQVVLAAGGYAAIYDRHTSRDDENNGDGPALALDAGASLMDTEFVQFHPTGMAVDESDPEWEPWRGRLVTEAVRGEGGRLYNAEGERFMERYSPDQMELDARDVVARAIAQEVREGRGTENGGVYLDISHRERSFVRERLPRMYERFQELGVDLSEEPVEVAPTAHYGMGGVAVDDHGETDVDGLFAIGETMAGVHGANRLGGNSLAETLAFGAVAGEQIAARDPEPGTVPSTLRDSLVEPHITGLSTLANSSGDYTPREVLSDLQTLMWEHAGLLRDGDQLRAGLEQLEAVRNAADDMAVGPLGSRSFEFAIDVGFSLTVAETVLRGALDREESRGAHYRTDFPERDPEWRQNIHYHAADVGVTTTTEAVGEPSEAVQAALDEGHELDYHQLE from the coding sequence GTGAGCACATCAGACGACACAGCAGATGCGAGTGACTACGAGACAGAGTCAGTTGGTGTCCTCGTGATCGGGGCTGGCGCGGCAGGCGCTCGAGCAGCGATTGAACTCGCGGAGCGTGGTGTCACGGATCAACTTGTGCTCGGGAAACGCGGCCACGGCGACGCCCACACGACATGGGCTCGCGGTGGTATCAACGGCGCACTCGGGACACACGACCCAGACGACGACTGGGCGATCCATGCTGCGGATACGCTTCAGGAAGGCCACTTCGTTAACGATCCCGGGAAAGTGGAGACGGTCACGCGAGCGATGCCCGAGCATCTCCGTGAACTAGATGACTGGGGCATGGACTTCTCGCGAACAGACGACGGCGAGATTGATCAGCGGTACTTCGGTGCGCAATCATTCCGTCGAACCGCTTTCGCCGGTGACCATACTGGTGAGTCGTTACTCGACACACTCGTTGCCAGAGCACAGTCACTGTCGGTGCCATATCGTGAGAACCTGATGGTAACGAAGCTCGTCGCTGACGGCGATGAGGTGTATGGCGCCGTCGCGGTTGATCTCGACACCGGACAGCCGACGCTAATTGAAGCCTCACAGGTGGTGCTCGCGGCCGGTGGCTATGCCGCAATCTACGACCGTCATACATCGCGTGACGACGAGAACAACGGCGATGGTCCGGCGCTGGCACTCGATGCCGGCGCGTCGCTGATGGACACGGAGTTCGTCCAGTTCCACCCGACTGGGATGGCTGTCGACGAATCAGACCCTGAGTGGGAGCCGTGGCGTGGCCGACTCGTCACGGAGGCCGTTCGCGGTGAGGGCGGTCGACTGTACAACGCCGAGGGTGAGCGGTTCATGGAGCGGTACTCGCCGGATCAGATGGAGTTGGACGCTCGCGATGTCGTTGCACGTGCCATTGCACAGGAGGTTCGAGAGGGACGTGGCACGGAGAACGGTGGCGTCTACCTGGATATCTCACACCGCGAGCGGTCGTTTGTCCGTGAACGACTGCCGCGGATGTACGAGCGATTCCAGGAGCTGGGTGTCGACCTCTCAGAGGAGCCCGTCGAGGTAGCGCCGACAGCCCACTACGGGATGGGTGGGGTTGCCGTCGACGACCACGGTGAGACGGATGTTGATGGCCTGTTCGCGATCGGTGAGACGATGGCAGGCGTCCATGGCGCCAACCGTCTGGGCGGTAACAGTCTCGCGGAGACGCTCGCGTTCGGTGCCGTCGCAGGCGAGCAAATCGCTGCTCGTGATCCTGAACCGGGGACCGTGCCGTCGACACTGCGTGACTCGCTCGTTGAGCCACACATCACCGGGCTCTCGACGCTGGCCAACAGTAGTGGCGACTACACGCCACGTGAGGTGCTCTCAGACCTCCAGACACTGATGTGGGAGCACGCGGGACTCCTCCGAGATGGCGACCAGCTCCGTGCAGGACTGGAGCAACTCGAGGCTGTCCGCAATGCCGCCGATGACATGGCTGTCGGCCCGCTGGGGAGTCGGTCGTTCGAGTTCGCGATCGATGTTGGGTTCTCACTGACGGTTGCGGAGACAGTGCTACGTGGAGCGCTCGACCGTGAGGAGTCCCGTGGGGCACATTACCGAACGGACTTCCCTGAGCGTGACCCGGAATGGCGTCAGAATATCCACTACCACGCCGCGGATGTCGGCGTGACTACGACAACAGAGGCCGTCGGTGAGCCGAGTGAAGCGGTCCAAGCGGCACTCGACGAGGGCCACGAGCTCGACTACCACCAGTTGGAGTAA
- a CDS encoding cytochrome P450 gives MSQPPRAPGYWPVVGHTIPFLRSPLSTLDRWGTTDDPIVSASVAGRRVVIITDPRVARQVLVDAPNDYRKAALLRDRLGTLQGGSLVLLEGDAWRERREMLTSAFTTDRVAAVDDITAAHTDRVLTDWPSDGTVDLQATARDLTLAVLARALFGLDLTGGDTPIHAAAADILARLRLDSPSTYLPEWVPTPTNRRFQRAVATLHDRLDAIVDQQRADSADSGDDGGLLGTLVAAGVPTKTIRDELIAFLFAGFDSTATALSCTLGLLAANPDQQASLVQALLQTVDDESVADASLSACGRLDAVLRESLRLYPPQYVLFREPVTDVSLGGYRVSTGTPTVVAPWVYHHDAEFWDDPETFRPERWLDARDDAESGAERRLTDSDRPAVAYAPYGAGPRSCLGRRMANRVLRTAVALICSRYRLTPSDDLVVSGGPTLALYGGLSAGVSRRE, from the coding sequence GTGTCACAGCCGCCGCGAGCGCCAGGCTACTGGCCAGTGGTCGGACACACCATCCCGTTTCTTCGATCTCCGCTGTCGACGCTGGATCGGTGGGGCACCACTGACGATCCGATTGTATCTGCATCGGTCGCCGGGCGACGGGTGGTGATCATCACAGACCCGCGTGTCGCCCGGCAGGTCCTCGTCGACGCGCCGAACGACTATCGGAAAGCGGCGTTGCTCCGTGATCGGCTCGGCACGCTCCAGGGCGGGAGTCTCGTCCTGCTGGAAGGTGACGCGTGGCGTGAGCGGCGTGAGATGCTCACCTCGGCGTTCACGACCGACCGAGTCGCGGCCGTCGACGACATCACTGCGGCACACACAGACCGAGTACTTACTGACTGGCCGTCCGACGGGACAGTCGACCTCCAAGCAACGGCGCGTGACCTAACACTCGCCGTGCTCGCACGGGCGTTGTTCGGGCTGGATCTCACGGGCGGAGACACGCCGATCCATGCTGCCGCTGCGGACATTCTCGCTCGCCTCCGACTCGATTCTCCGTCGACGTACCTCCCGGAGTGGGTACCGACGCCGACCAACCGCCGGTTCCAGCGTGCCGTTGCGACCCTACACGATCGGCTTGACGCGATCGTCGACCAGCAGCGCGCAGATAGCGCTGACAGTGGCGACGACGGCGGCCTTCTGGGGACACTCGTCGCTGCGGGCGTCCCAACGAAAACGATTCGTGACGAGTTGATCGCGTTCCTCTTTGCTGGATTCGACTCGACCGCGACTGCTCTCTCGTGTACTCTCGGGCTGCTCGCGGCGAACCCTGATCAGCAGGCATCGCTGGTGCAGGCACTTCTCCAGACTGTCGACGACGAGTCGGTCGCGGACGCCTCGTTGTCTGCGTGTGGACGGCTGGATGCAGTCCTCCGCGAGAGTCTTCGGCTCTACCCACCGCAGTATGTCCTGTTTCGAGAGCCGGTGACCGACGTATCGCTCGGCGGGTATCGAGTGTCAACTGGTACGCCGACCGTAGTTGCGCCGTGGGTGTATCACCACGATGCGGAGTTCTGGGACGACCCCGAGACGTTCCGCCCGGAGCGGTGGCTGGACGCTCGTGACGACGCTGAGAGCGGCGCAGAGAGGAGGCTTACTGACTCCGATCGTCCGGCTGTCGCGTACGCGCCGTACGGTGCCGGTCCACGGAGTTGCCTCGGCCGTCGGATGGCCAATCGCGTGCTTCGGACAGCGGTCGCCTTGATCTGCAGTCGCTATCGGCTCACACCGAGTGACGACCTCGTTGTTTCCGGCGGGCCAACGCTCGCGTTGTATGGCGGGCTGTCTGCTGGTGTGTCTCGGCGGGAGTGA